From Methanospirillum lacunae, a single genomic window includes:
- a CDS encoding hybrid sensor histidine kinase/response regulator: MISSDEEFHEWLLATFREEADEILTDISQGLISLEKAKEEDQAELIEQVFRKTHSLKGAARAVNLKEIESVCQNIENVFSALKREEISSDSGVYDLLHRSITVIYSLLSSNPSSEFISSEIVCALRTSLIEKKKGAVFESDAFPEMIGSNIPPSGCNNVLDISSPYKSHFEPTKSEFSAPESIVSGQETRHELQPGGRGTPGHTPGTDTVRISSHKLDQLIGGSDDLLTTRLFITQRLRELEDMMSTFSLWKWNYSQIEGDLHQIREFTYGIQKSSLPPDILLPLERLIDFFKFDHEFVVSLQHDLSLHIRATDMDRSALEVSTSEISDLIHDAVLLPISTILSPFHKFVRDYSRESGKLVDLKIEGGEIEMDRRILESLKPALMHLIHNSIDHGFETPDVRRARGKPDNGLLLARVTPHSGSKVSIEIIDDGAGIDREMVREIAVEKGVITSKQAPQLTDEEALWLIFRSGLSTCREVSELSGRGLGLAIVDDVVSRLGGDVMISSESLKGTSITIVLPVRMATLRGVVVRAGGQTYVLPLQQVKQVIRADPSLFKYRGSRLVARIDKETVRVVLLTQALGIPDPGPRLTGTAPVPIVTMEYGGRQIACVVDEVIQVQEIVVRPLGSLLKSVKRITGAVILGDGTVAMVLDPIELIQEAFISGRQERPVGKTEREGRRILVVEDSVTSRALLKRILEMAGYLVQTACDGVDAFAKLKEYEFDMVVSDVDMPRMSGFTLTEKIRTDDRYARLGVVLITSLDSVEDREHGRAIGADAYLVKSNFEKDSFLTVISDLLSGKPSSEMEKTG; encoded by the coding sequence ATGATCAGTTCTGACGAAGAGTTCCATGAGTGGCTGCTTGCCACATTCCGCGAAGAGGCTGATGAGATTCTCACAGATATATCCCAGGGTCTCATCAGTCTTGAAAAGGCAAAAGAAGAAGATCAGGCTGAACTGATTGAACAGGTTTTTAGGAAAACCCACAGTCTGAAAGGAGCCGCTCGTGCAGTAAATCTTAAAGAAATTGAGTCTGTATGTCAGAACATAGAAAATGTTTTTTCAGCACTCAAACGAGAAGAGATCAGTTCAGACTCTGGAGTTTATGATCTGCTCCATCGTTCTATCACAGTCATCTATTCGCTTCTTTCTTCCAACCCTTCGTCAGAATTTATCTCATCCGAGATAGTATGTGCCTTAAGGACGTCCCTGATTGAGAAAAAAAAAGGTGCCGTTTTTGAATCAGATGCCTTTCCAGAAATGATCGGATCAAATATCCCCCCTTCTGGATGCAACAATGTTTTGGATATTTCATCTCCATATAAATCTCACTTTGAACCTACTAAATCAGAATTTTCTGCACCTGAATCCATTGTATCTGGTCAGGAAACAAGACATGAATTACAACCCGGTGGTCGGGGTACACCCGGACATACCCCGGGAACTGATACAGTCAGGATATCGTCGCATAAATTAGATCAGTTAATAGGCGGCTCAGATGATCTTCTTACTACCAGGCTTTTCATTACACAACGCCTTCGGGAACTGGAAGATATGATGAGTACGTTTTCTCTCTGGAAGTGGAACTACTCACAGATTGAAGGGGATCTTCACCAGATTCGCGAGTTTACATACGGTATTCAGAAATCATCTCTTCCACCTGATATTTTACTCCCCCTTGAGAGGTTAATTGATTTTTTTAAATTTGATCATGAGTTTGTGGTTAGTCTCCAGCATGATCTCTCACTCCATATTCGTGCAACCGACATGGATCGATCGGCTCTTGAGGTCAGTACGAGTGAGATATCTGATCTTATTCATGATGCAGTTCTCCTTCCGATATCCACAATCCTCTCTCCATTTCACAAATTTGTTCGTGACTATTCACGTGAATCAGGAAAATTAGTGGACCTGAAGATAGAGGGTGGCGAGATTGAGATGGATCGACGTATTCTTGAATCACTTAAGCCTGCGTTAATGCATCTGATCCACAATTCTATTGATCATGGATTTGAAACTCCTGATGTAAGGCGAGCGAGAGGAAAGCCAGATAATGGTCTTCTTTTGGCCAGGGTGACACCACATTCCGGAAGTAAAGTCAGTATTGAAATAATTGATGATGGAGCCGGTATCGATCGGGAGATGGTTCGCGAGATTGCTGTTGAAAAAGGCGTTATTACCTCAAAACAGGCGCCGCAACTGACCGATGAAGAAGCACTGTGGCTCATCTTCAGATCCGGTCTTTCAACTTGTCGAGAAGTTAGTGAGTTATCAGGCAGAGGGCTTGGTCTGGCTATTGTCGATGATGTGGTGAGCAGGCTAGGGGGAGATGTGATGATCTCATCAGAATCTCTGAAAGGAACCTCAATTACCATAGTTCTGCCTGTACGTATGGCCACTCTTCGGGGTGTCGTGGTAAGAGCAGGAGGCCAGACTTATGTGCTCCCTCTTCAACAGGTTAAACAGGTTATCAGGGCTGATCCATCATTGTTCAAATATCGGGGATCACGACTTGTTGCTCGCATTGATAAGGAAACTGTCAGGGTGGTTCTGCTAACTCAGGCACTTGGAATTCCTGATCCTGGACCGCGACTTACAGGTACCGCTCCAGTTCCGATCGTAACGATGGAATATGGAGGCAGACAGATTGCATGCGTTGTAGATGAGGTGATTCAGGTACAGGAAATTGTAGTTAGACCACTGGGGAGCCTCCTTAAGAGCGTCAAACGAATCACGGGAGCTGTCATACTCGGTGATGGTACAGTGGCAATGGTCCTTGACCCCATTGAACTGATCCAGGAAGCATTCATCTCTGGGCGTCAGGAACGTCCAGTTGGTAAAACTGAACGTGAAGGGAGGAGGATCCTGGTCGTTGAAGATTCTGTCACCTCACGTGCACTTTTAAAGAGAATTCTGGAGATGGCAGGATACCTAGTACAGACGGCATGTGATGGCGTGGATGCATTCGCAAAACTTAAGGAGTATGAGTTTGATATGGTCGTATCTGATGTCGATATGCCCCGGATGAGTGGGTTCACTCTCACCGAAAAAATCCGGACAGACGACCGTTATGCTCGTCTCGGGGTAGTTTTAATCACATCGCTTGATTCTGTTGAGGATCGAGAGCATGGAAGAGCAATTGGTGCAGATGCATATCTGGTGAAGAGTAATTTTGAAAAAGACTCCTTCCTTACTGTCATCAGTGATCTTCTTTCAGGAAAACCATCTTCAGAGATGGAAAAAACTGGTTGA